Part of the Pseudoxanthobacter soli DSM 19599 genome is shown below.
GCCTCGTCGCCCTGTTCGGCAACCTCGCGCCGCGCGGCGCGATCATGAAGCGCTCCGCCGCCGACCCGGCGCTGTTCGAGCGCGAGGGCCGGGCGGTGGTGTTCACTTCGCTCGCCGACCTCGCGGCGCGGATCGACGATCCCGACCTCGACGTCACGGCGGACGACTTCCTCGTGCTGCAGAATGCCGGCCCGACGAGCGACGCCGCGATGCCGGAGGCCGGCTACCTGCCGATCCCCGCCAAGCTCGCGAGGGCCGGGGTGAAGGACATGGTGCGGATGTCGGACGCGCGCATGTCGGGCACGGCCTACGGCACCATCGTGCTGCACATTGCGCCAGATGCGGCATCCGGCGGGCCGCTCGGGCTGGTGCGCAACGGCGACCGCATCCGCCTCAGTGTGCGCGACAAGGCGCTGGAACTTCTGGTCGACGAAGCCGAACTGGAGCGCCGCCGCGCGGAGGCGAACGTGGCCGCGGCAGTGCCGGCGAAGCCGGCGCGGGGCTACGCCCGGCTCTATGACGAGCACATCCTCCAGGCCGACGAAGGGTGCGATTTCGACTTCCTGCGCGCCTGAGGTGCGGGCGGGCTGCGGCATTCTTGGCCGCCGGTTGACCGGGCGACGGCCCGCTCTCGTCCGCCAGTTGACCGGGGCGACGGTGTTGGCTTGATAGGGAGACGGATCGGGAAGACCGGCGAGCGGTCGCCGGACTTCCTCCGGGTCCGACACGGAGTCCGCCGCCGCATGTGGGACCGCCATCCGGTCAGCCTGTCGCTGATTCATATGCTGCCGGACGTCGCGGCCCGGCGCGGCCTTGCGCTGCCGCCGCTGCTCGCCCGGGCGGGGATCGCGCGGGACATAGCACCGGACCGGACGGTGGCGCGGGCGCAGGTCGCGACCGTGCTCCTGGAAATGGCGCGTCATGCGGGCGAGGCGGAAATCGGGCTCGACCTGGCGGCGGCCGCCGATCCGTCGCGGCTCGGCCTGATGGGGCATGCGCTGTTTTCCGGACGGACGCTGCGCGAGTGCCTGCACGCCCAGGCCGCCCACATGCCGACCTTCCAGCGGGGCGTCAGTCTTGCCCTCGACGAGCGCGACGGCCGGGCGCACTGGCGCCACGTGCTCGCCGACAGCGATCCCGAACACGCCCGGGTGCTCAACGAAGGCATCGCGGGGTTCGTCGTCCGGGCGTTGCGCGCCATCGCCGGCGATGCGGGCGGCGCGATCCATGTCGGGCTGCCCCATCGCGCCCTGGCGCCGATGCGCACCTACGAGGACAAGCTCGGCAGCGACGTCTCGTTCGCCAGCGGCGCAGGCGTGGCGGTGAGTTTCGATGCCGCATGGCTCGACCGCCCCAATCCGTTCTTCGCCCGCAACCGGCTTTCCCCGGAGATCGCGGCGCTGCCGCTGCCGGGCCGGGGCTTCCTCATCGACGATGCGGGCCTGATCGAGGCGCTCCGGCTGATCATCGCCGCCGCCGCGCTGAGCGGCACCCTGTCGCTGCCGGATGCCGCCCGCAGCCTCGGCCTGCCGCCGCGCAGCCTGCAACGCCGGCTCGCCTCTCTCGGCACCTCGTTCGAGATGCTGGTCGACGAGTGGCGGCGCGAGGCGGCCCGGCGCCATCTCGCGGACCCGGCGCTGTCCGTCGGCTCGATCACCCGCCTGCTCGGCTACCGCGACCCGGCGCATTTCGTGCGGGCGTTCCGGCGATGGGAAGGCGAGGCCCCGGTCGCCTACCGCAAGGTTCTTCTGGCGCGAAATGGCAATTGAGCGCCGGTGGGCGGGTTGGCTATGGCTGACTCAGGCGCGACACGGATGTCCGTGAGCCATCGGCGGTGATTCCGGCGTGGCTTGCGCACCCTGGAGCGTGAGTAAAGCGGTTATGAAGGTCCTCGACCCCGTGGCCCCGACGACGGACGGCCCGATGGCGGAAGCCGCGCCATCCGGCATGGTCTGGATCGCCGGCGGCACCTTCCTCATGGGATCCGACGATCACTATCCCGAGGAAGCTCCCGCGCATCCGGTGGCCGTCGACGGCTTCTTCATCGATCCGACACCGGTGACCAATGCCGCGTTCGCCCGCTTCGTGGACGCGACCGGCTATGTGACGGTGGCGGAACGGGTGCCCCGTGCCGAGAACTATCCCGGTGCCGATCCGCTGCTGCTCGTGCCGGGTTCCCTCGTTTTCGTCGCACCCGACGATGACGGCAATCCGGACGACTGGACGCGGTGGTGGCGCTTCGAGCCCGGTGCCTGCTGGCGCCGGCCGCAGGGACCGGACAGCAGCGTCGACGGGCTGATGGACCATCCCGTGGTCCATATCTGCCACGAGGACGCAACGGCCTATGCCGCCTGGGCCGGCAAGGAACTGCCGAGCGAGGCGGAATGGGAGTTCGCCGCCCGCGGCGGGCTCGAAGGCGCCGCGTTCGCCTGGGGCGACGACCTCGTGCCGGACGGCATCCATCGCGCCAACACCTGGCAGGGCCGCTTCCCCCGCGAGAACCTCGCCGAGGACGGCTATGCCGGAACGTCGCCCGTCACCGCCTTCCCGCCGAACGGCTACGGATTGTTCGATCTGATCGGCAACGTGTGGGAGTGGACCGACGACTGGTACCGCCCGCGCCACGCCGCGCCCGCCGCGAAGGCGTGCTGCCTGCCGCGCAACCCGCGCGGGGGCAGCGCCACGGACAGCGTCGATCCCTTTTCACCGGGCCCGCCCTCGCCCCGCAAGGTGCTGAAGGGCGGCTCCCACCTCTGCGCTCCCAGCTATTGCCGGCGCTACCGCCCCGCGGCGCGCCAGCCCCAGACCGTCGACACCGCCTCCGTCCACATCGGCTTCCGGTGCGTGCGGCGTGTCGCGACCAAACGAGGATCCGAATGACCGACGAAAACGCCTCTTCCTCCCCCACGGCCGGCGGCCCGAGCCGGCGCGACGTGCTGGCGGGCGGCACCGGCTTCCTGGCGGCCATCGCCGGCCTGTCCATGCTGGCGCCCGGCGCGCGTGCAGCCGATGCGCCGCGGCCGCATGTGCTCTACATCGTCGCCGACGATCTCGGCTTCGCCGATGTCGGCTTCCATGGCTCGGACATCAAGACGCCGAACCTCGACCGGCTCGCCGCCGAGGGCGCTAAGCTCGGCCAGTTCTACACCCAGCCGATGTGCACGCCGACCCGCGCCGCGCTGCTGACGGGGCGCTATCCGCTGCGCTATGGCCTGCAGACCGGCGTCATTCCGTCGGGCGCGAGCTACGGGCTCGCCACCGACGAGTTCCTGCTGCCGCAGGCCTTGAAGGAGGCCGGCTACCGCACCGCGCTGGTCGGAAAATGGCATCTCGGCCATGCCGACCGGAAGTACTGGCCGCTCCAGCGCGGGTTCGACAGCTTCTACGGACCGCTCGTCGGCGAGATCGACCACTTCAAGCACGAAGCGCACGGCGTCACCGACTGGTATCGCGGCAACGAGCTCGTGAAGGAAGAAGGCTACGACACCGATCTCCTCGGCGCGGAGGCGGTGCGGCTCGTCGGCAAGCACGATCCAGCCACGCCGCTGTTCCTCTATCTCGCCTTCACCGCGCCGCACACGCCCTATCAGGCGCCCGAGAGCTATCTCGCCCGGTACGCCGGCATCGCCGATCCGGCCCGGCGCGCCTACGCCGCGATGATCACCGCCATGGACGACCAGATCGGCAAGGTGGTGGCGGCGCTGGAGGCCCGCGGGATGCGGGACGACACGCTGATCGTGTTCCATTCCGACAACGGTGGAACGCGCGACAAGATGTTCGCCGGCGAGGGCGCGGTCAGCGGCGACCTGCCGCCGGACAACGCCCCCTACCGCGCCGGCAAGGGAACGCTCTATGAAGGCGGCGTGCGCGTCGTGGCGCTGGCCAACTGGCCGGGGCGCAT
Proteins encoded:
- a CDS encoding AraC family transcriptional regulator codes for the protein MWDRHPVSLSLIHMLPDVAARRGLALPPLLARAGIARDIAPDRTVARAQVATVLLEMARHAGEAEIGLDLAAAADPSRLGLMGHALFSGRTLRECLHAQAAHMPTFQRGVSLALDERDGRAHWRHVLADSDPEHARVLNEGIAGFVVRALRAIAGDAGGAIHVGLPHRALAPMRTYEDKLGSDVSFASGAGVAVSFDAAWLDRPNPFFARNRLSPEIAALPLPGRGFLIDDAGLIEALRLIIAAAALSGTLSLPDAARSLGLPPRSLQRRLASLGTSFEMLVDEWRREAARRHLADPALSVGSITRLLGYRDPAHFVRAFRRWEGEAPVAYRKVLLARNGN
- a CDS encoding formylglycine-generating enzyme family protein, which encodes MKVLDPVAPTTDGPMAEAAPSGMVWIAGGTFLMGSDDHYPEEAPAHPVAVDGFFIDPTPVTNAAFARFVDATGYVTVAERVPRAENYPGADPLLLVPGSLVFVAPDDDGNPDDWTRWWRFEPGACWRRPQGPDSSVDGLMDHPVVHICHEDATAYAAWAGKELPSEAEWEFAARGGLEGAAFAWGDDLVPDGIHRANTWQGRFPRENLAEDGYAGTSPVTAFPPNGYGLFDLIGNVWEWTDDWYRPRHAAPAAKACCLPRNPRGGSATDSVDPFSPGPPSPRKVLKGGSHLCAPSYCRRYRPAARQPQTVDTASVHIGFRCVRRVATKRGSE
- a CDS encoding arylsulfatase B encodes the protein MTDENASSSPTAGGPSRRDVLAGGTGFLAAIAGLSMLAPGARAADAPRPHVLYIVADDLGFADVGFHGSDIKTPNLDRLAAEGAKLGQFYTQPMCTPTRAALLTGRYPLRYGLQTGVIPSGASYGLATDEFLLPQALKEAGYRTALVGKWHLGHADRKYWPLQRGFDSFYGPLVGEIDHFKHEAHGVTDWYRGNELVKEEGYDTDLLGAEAVRLVGKHDPATPLFLYLAFTAPHTPYQAPESYLARYAGIADPARRAYAAMITAMDDQIGKVVAALEARGMRDDTLIVFHSDNGGTRDKMFAGEGAVSGDLPPDNAPYRAGKGTLYEGGVRVVALANWPGRIRTGEAEGVMHVVDMLPTLAKLAGASLDRSKPLDGRDMWQALAAGAAGRSEVVYNVEPTQGAVRDGKWKLVWHVVLPPRVELFDLDADPSEKTDISAQHPAKVAELQGKVVDLARTMAPPLFYTAALKATLSAPLATPDAALYEMGLEED